In Hasllibacter sp. MH4015, the following proteins share a genomic window:
- a CDS encoding PHB depolymerase family esterase translates to MTEVETGAGRAFATRGARALKGISALAAWAALGGPALADCDAVAGACAVPMGDYHIALPEGEGPHPAVMMLHGAGGRGEGMVNMLAEAMNARGYAVIGPQGLRREGSQFGSTWSFHPEFDPIRDETAFFEEVLSHAAEVHGIDRDAVMIGGFSIGGSMTSYLACAAPDIARAYAPVAGAFWRPHPALDACAGPVDVLHVHGWSDGTVPIEGRVFRDGAVRQGDVFASMEIWRETNGCNRSAPDEITNEGTYWHRIWSSCDAGSLQFALFPGGHAVPRGWADLALDWFEGLDE, encoded by the coding sequence TTGACCGAAGTTGAGACCGGCGCGGGGCGCGCGTTCGCGACACGAGGTGCGCGCGCGTTGAAAGGGATCAGCGCGCTTGCGGCTTGGGCTGCGCTTGGCGGGCCGGCCCTGGCCGATTGCGATGCGGTTGCGGGCGCCTGCGCGGTGCCGATGGGCGACTATCACATCGCCCTGCCCGAGGGCGAAGGCCCCCACCCCGCCGTGATGATGCTGCACGGGGCCGGCGGGCGCGGGGAGGGCATGGTGAACATGCTGGCCGAGGCGATGAACGCGCGCGGTTACGCGGTGATCGGGCCGCAGGGCCTGCGCCGCGAGGGCTCGCAATTCGGCTCCACCTGGTCGTTCCATCCCGAGTTCGATCCAATCCGGGATGAGACGGCGTTCTTTGAGGAGGTGCTGAGCCACGCGGCGGAGGTTCACGGGATCGACCGCGATGCGGTGATGATCGGCGGGTTCTCCATCGGTGGGTCCATGACCTCCTACCTCGCCTGCGCCGCGCCGGACATCGCGCGGGCCTATGCGCCGGTGGCGGGGGCATTCTGGCGTCCGCACCCGGCGCTTGATGCCTGCGCGGGGCCAGTCGATGTGCTCCACGTCCACGGCTGGAGCGATGGGACCGTGCCGATCGAGGGCCGCGTGTTCCGCGACGGCGCGGTGCGGCAGGGTGATGTCTTCGCGTCGATGGAGATCTGGCGGGAAACCAATGGCTGCAACCGCTCCGCCCCCGATGAGATCACGAACGAGGGCACTTACTGGCACCGGATCTGGTCGTCATGTGATGCGGGATCGCTGCAATTCGCGCTGTTCCCCGGGGGTCACGCGGTGCCGAGGGGATGGGCGGACCTGGCGCTGGACTGGTTTGAGGGGTTGGACGAGTAG